CCATCGGTGCGATCGTCGGCATCGTGTTCTCGCTCTTCCAGCAGATCGCCGGCCACCTCGATCTGCTGCTCGACCTCAATCCGGCCGCAGCGGCACTGGTGCCGTCACTGCTGCTGATGGGCCTGTCCGTCTATCTGTTCCGCCGGGCGCATCGATAGCCCGATCGATCGCCCGGGGGGGATAGCGTCACGGGCCGCGGCTAGGGCCGGTCGAGCTCCGCGAAGAACCGTGCGTAGCCGGCCCGCCGCTGAGCCAAGAGCACGAGCAGGATCGCGTTGAAGCCGACGATCTCGAACCAGAAGTAATACTGGGGTGCCCCCGCGAGCGCGAAGAGGAAGATCCCGAGGGTGCGATAGTTGGCCGACATCACCGCCCATCGGCGCACCAGCGGCGCGAAGGTTTCACGGTAGCGCTGGCGGATGGCGTCGCTCCGTTCCGGCTCGGCGTCAAACGCCGTCGACAGTCTTTGGTAAAATGCAACAGTGACGCCGGCCGCGAGGAATTGCAGCCGCACGTAGGCGCGGTGCAGCAGATCGGCCAGGCGCTGCCCCGGCGTGAGGGCACGCGGCGCGTGCGGTGCCGCCGTCAGCCCGACGAACTCTGCGGACTTCCGGCCCAGGCCCCAGAAATTATATTCCTGGCGCAGCACCTCGTAGACCGCTGACTGGAGCGCATGGCAAAGGCCGGCTGCGACAGCGAGCAGCCAGACAGCACCGCCGAAGTGCCGTTCGAGGCTGCTTGCGAGCCCCGAATAGACCGCGATGAACGTGACGTAGTCGCAGATGCCGTCCAGCACCTTGCCGGAAGGCGACTGCGTTTTCGTCAACCGCGCGAGCTGCCCGTCGGCACCGTCCATGACGTGCCACGCGATCATCAGCACGAAGCCCGCGATCACGCACCAGGCGTTTTCGTAATGGCGATAGGCGACACCCGCGAGCCCGCCGAACGCCATGCCGGCGATCGAGACGGTGTTCGGATGAATGCCCAACGCCGCGAAGCGCGGGGTGAGCCAGCTCGCGATCGGATGAATGAAATAGAGGTTGGAGACCTCTTCGATCTCCAATGTCCGGCGAACCGGCTCCGCGGTCTCCATCATGCTGCGTCGCCGTCAGACCCGTCCCGCGTGCAGCAGCGACTCGGCCTTGCCGAACGCGACCGGATCGTCGACGTCGATCCAGAGCCGGTCGCCGATGTCGAAGACTCGCGCCTTCTGCCACCGCGCCAGCACGTTCATGGCGCCCGAGATGCTGTCGTCCCCGCTCGCCTGGCTTTCCTCGAGTGCTGCGAACATGACCGGCGTGCAGAGGAACACGCCCGTGTCGAACGCATTGAAGTCGCGGATCACCTTGCCGATGTGTTCGATCCGGCCGTTCGTGCACTTGACGCGCGTGACGTCCTCCGGGTCGTGCAGCGGATTGCCGATGTTGAAATCGACCGCAAGCGTGACCGTATCGGACTCGAGCGGTGCCGCGGTGAGGCGCCGGAAAATTTCCGGATCGACCAGATGGTCGCACATGGTGAGGACGAACGGCTCGCCCAGCACCGCCTTCGCCTTGTGCACCGACACGCCGTTCGCCCGGTTCCATTCGTCGTTGACGACATGGGTCACGCGGACCTTCTCGCGTTCAGCGAAGGCATCGAGCGCCCGCCGCAGCTCCTCGCCACGGTAGCCGCTGACGACGACGAACTCGTCGATCCCGGCCTCGAGCACGCGCGACATCACGCGCTCGATCAGCGGGATCCCCTTGATCGGGATCAGCGGCTTGAGCTCGCCCTTCTCCCTCAGCCGGGCACCCTGCCCGGCTGCGACGATCAGGCATTTCATCGGACGGCGAGTTTGACGGTGCTGGTGCGGATGAAGCTCTCGGTCATCTGATAGGCGTCGTCATCCGTGTACTGGACCGCCGGATGCTTGCAGAAATAGGCGCTCGGCCCCTCGAGCACGCCGCCGATGCCGTTCTCGAGCGCCAGCTTGCAGCAGCGGATCATGTCGATGACCACACCCGCGGAATTGGGCGAGTCCTCGACCGACAACCGCAGCTCCAGGTCCATCGGCACGTCGCCGAACAGATGGCCCTCCATCCGGATGAAGCAGAGCTTGTTGTCGTTCTGCCATGGCACGTAGTCGCTCGGGCCGACGTGAATGTTCTCGTCCTCGATGCGCTTCTTGGCGACCGCCTGGACCGCCTCGGTCTTGGACGTCTTCTTCGACGCCAGCCGCTGCTGGTTCTTCATGTTGAGGAAGTCGGTGTTGCCGCCGGTGTTGAGCTGATACGTCCGGAGCAGCTTCACGCCGCGCTTGGCGAACAGATCGGTCAGCACCCGGTGCGTGATCGTAGCGCCCAGCTGCGACTTGATGTCGTCGCCGATGATCGGCAGGTTGCGCGCCTTGAACCGATCGGCGAACGCCTTGTCGCTGGCGATGAAGACCGGCATGTTGTTGACGAAGGCGACGCCGGCCTCGAGCGCGCATTCCGCATAGAAGCGGGCTGCCTTCTCCGACCCGACGGGCATGTAGTTCAGCAGGACCTCGGCGCCGCTGCGCTTCAGCTCCGCAACGATCTCTTCCTTCGTGAGTTCCTGCGCATCGGAACGGACAAACGTCCGATCCTCGGCATAGTCGGCCATATGTTCGGAGATGCCGTCGAGCACCGGGCCCATCTTCACGACCACGCCCATCTCGGGAATGTCGGGTTGGAACACCTTGGTGCAGTTCGGCTTCGCGAAGATGGCGCGGCTGACGTCGGTGCCGACCTTGCGGGCGTCGACGTCGAAGGCGGCGACGACCGAGATGTCGCAGGGCAAATAGCCGCCGATCTCGCGATGCATCAGGCCGACGACGCCGTCACGGCAGCGCTCGGGCGTGTAATAGTAAATGCCTTGGATCAGGGCGCTTGCGCAGTTGCCAAGCCCCGCAATCGCGATGCGAATGCTGCCTTTTCTCAACATGATATATCCCGTGTAAGGCCGCCTCGCCCGGAAGCAATGGCGGTGCCGAAATTTTCCCGCGTTGGGTTTTGCTGACTGGTGCCAGGGTACGCGCGCCGGAACGTCGCGAGTTTTGGCGTCTGCCGTTCTCCTCACCGGCGGTCGCACCCGGAAGCCGCACTGGAGAAGATTCGCGCCCGAAGGCAATAGCGCCGCATGTGCTGGATGACCTGTCTGGTTCGAGAGCAATCGATGGGGCCGTTTCAGGTGAAAACAGTCATGTATCCGAGCCGGCCGCCGCTGCATCCATGGTCGTCGACTTTAACGGGGGTCGCAAAACGGTCACAATCATCCGTGGATGGTCCCCCGGCTGCAAGAGAGAAATCGGCGCCGTCGTTGCGGCGGCGCTTGCAACAGATAGGAGCGTCAGGCCGCTTCCGGTAGGCCCCGAATGCAGGAACAGACGAGCGCGCTGTATAACTGGCGCTCGCGATGGGCGCGCACATAGGCAGGATCGATCAGCGCAACGCGGGCCTTGGTGCGGACAGACGCGTACCAGTGCACCACCCGCGTCTCCGCCGAGAGGACGTCATGAAGCGGCACCCCCGGAGCGATCCTGAACCACAGTTCGGAGATTCTGGGCGGCAACGGATAAAACACTTTGGGCTCCTGGACGACCAGATCGCCTTGCTGATAGCGGTCGACCACCTCCTGGAGCAAGTCCGGGCCAAGCGAATAGGCTTGGGCGAGCCGGTCGGCCGGCACGGTCAGCATCGCGCGAAGATAGGCCTGGATGAGGGGCGCATTCGCCTCGGCGCCCATGACGGCATTGTTGACCCCGCGGAAATAGAGGTGCTCGACGCGCCGGAATGCCCTCCAGCCCTGCGGCATCCGGCGCAGCCCCTTGCGCAGCACGTCGAGGGCCAGGTGGCGGGCCCAGACGATCGGCGAGCGCGAGGCCCTGACGGACTGCGGCCACACGATGAATTCCGAGCCGACGAACTGCGGCACCTCGAGCAAGGGGCGAAGCGAAGCCGTCGTGATCGTGTCCAGGTCGAGGTATATGCCGCCGTGCTGGTACAAGATGGCCGCGCGCAAGACGTCCGCGCGCATGACAGGGCTGTCGAGCCTGCGATAGAGGCCCGCCAGCGCGTCGCCGACGCCGAGCAGCCCGCCGACCGCCGCGAGGCACGCATATGGATCGATGCGGGCGAGCCGCACGCCGGGCGCCGTACTGAGCGCGCGCAATTCGGCACCGTCTTCAAGCACATCGGTATGGTGCAGGATGATTTCAGGCAGCCCGCTGCGCTCGGCGGCCGACAGCACGGCGAACACGTAGGCCCAGGGCAGCCGGGGGCCGATCCAGCAGAAATGCACACGCGCGGGGATAGTCATGGGCTGATTTGTCCAGAAGGCGCTTTTCCTCAGCGCGGTTCCACAGTTAATTCGGGGCCAAACGGGCGCGGCCAGCCATCGAACGGCCTCGCCCCTTCCCTCTTAGGGCAGCATTGCCATCTTTACCCTATTCTGGTAGCTGCACGAACGATGGGCTGGAGCAATTTCTCGACATGACAGAACCGACGGCTTCCCATCACCCCGAGCTGCCAACGCGCTATGCGGATTTCGGCAGCATCGCCGAAGCACTGGACTACGCAGCCAAGGGCCCGACGGGCCTCAATTTTTATTCGGGCAAAGGCACGCTGATCGAGGCGCTGCCCTATCGTGCTCTGCGCGAACAAGCGATCGATCTCGCCCGGCGGCTGCTCGGTGCAGGCCTCGAGCCAGGCGATCGAGTCGGCCTCGTCGCGGAAAGCGACGGGGATTTCGTGCGCGCGTTCTTCGCCTGCCAATACGCGGGTCTTGTGCCGGCGCCGCTGCCGCTGCCGGCCGCGTTCGGCGGCAAGGACGGCTACATCGCCCATCTGAAGCGCATGCTGCAGAGCGCGCGGGTGAGTGCCGCCTTTGGCCCGGCGATGCTTGAGGCTTGGCTCGAGGAAGTGGTTGCGGATCTCGACCTGAAGGCCGCGGGCACCCTCCGGGCGCTCGACGGCTCGCCCCCTGTCGCCGGCGAATTGCCGGCCCAGGATCCGGATGGCCTCAGCTACCTGCAATTCTCGTCGGGCAGCACGCGCTTTCCGCTCGGTGTCGCGGTTACGCAACGCGCCTTCATGGCCAACGCGCAAGGCATGGGCCGCGACGGCCTCGCTATCGGCGACGGCGACCGCGCCATCACCTGGCTGCCATTCTACCACGACATGGGCTTGGTGGGTTTCCTGCTGACGCCGATCGCCTGTCAGATGACGGTCGACGTGATCTCGACGCGCGACTTCGCCCGCCGCCCGCTCCTGTGGCTCAACCTTATCAGCCGCAACCGCGCGACCGTCTCCTACAGCCCGTCCTTCGGCTACGAACTGTGCGTGCGGCGGAGCGAAACCGCCTCGATCGACGGCATCGACCTGTCGAGCTGGCGCAGCGCCGGCATCGGCGGCGACATGATCCGTCCGAACGTGCTCACCCGCTTTGCCGAACGGTTTGGCCCGCACGGCTTCAAAGCCGGGGCCTTCGTGCCGAGCTATGGCATGGCCGAAGCGACGCTCGCCCTCAGCTTCATGCCGGCGGGCGAAGGGGCCCGGCACGACGTCATCGACAGCGCGATCCTGGAAGCCGAGCATCGTGCGGCGCCCGCGCGGGACACCCGGCGGCGCACGCGCACCTTCGTGCTGTGCGGCCGCATGCTGCCCGACCACGACATCGAGATCCGCGACGAAGCGGGCCGCCTGCTGCCGGACCGGCGGGTCGGGCGCATCTTCGTGCGCGGCCCGAGCCTGATGTCCGGCTATTTCGACGCCCCCGAAGAGACCGCCCGCGTGATGTCGGACGACGGCTGGCTCGACACCGGCGACCTCGGATATCTCGTCGATGGACAGATCGTCATCACCGGCCGGGCCAAGGATCTCATCATCGTCAATGGGCGCAACCTCTGGCCTCAAGACCTCGAGTGGGCCGTCGAGGCCGAGCTGGCACTGTTGCGCAGCGGCGACGTCGCCGTGTTCTCGGTCGACGGCGAGACCGACGAGGAAGTCGTGGCGCTTGTCCAGTGCCGCAGCTCGGAACCGGCGATGCGAGACGCGTTGGCGACCGAGGTCGCCAACGTGCTGCGCGGCCGCCATGGGCTCGACTCGAAAATCGTCCTCGTGCCGCCGCACAGCCTGCCCCAGACCTCGTCGGGCAAGCTCAGCCGCAGCCGGGCCCGCACGATGTATCTCGCCGGCGAATTTTCCCGTGTGGCTGTACCGGCAGACGCCGGCGCCGAATGAGCGGCGATCGCATCGTCGCCGTCACCGGTGCCACGGGATTTCTCGGCCGGCATCTGGTGATGGCGCTCGGATGCGAAGGGGCACGGGTACGCATCCTCGCCCGGCGCGATCCGGCCCCTGAGCTCTGGGCCGGTGTTGCGCCTGAAGTCGTCATGGGCAACCTCGACGACCCGCACGCGCTCGATCGGCTCGTCGCGAGGGCCGACGCGGTTGTGCATGCCGCCGGCCTCATCAAGGCGCGGGATCGCGACGCCTTCCTCAAGACCAACCGCGACGGGACGCGAGCCGTCGCCATCGCGGCACGGCGCGGTGCGCCCGACGCCCGCTTCGTTGCGGTCTCCTCGCTTGCGGCGCGCGAGCCGCAGCTCTCCGATTACGCCGCCAGCAAGCATGCCGGCGAAGAGGCCGCGTGTGCCGCCTATGCCGATGCACCGGGCCGCCTGGTCATCGTCCGGCCGCCTGCGATCTACGGCCCCGGAGATCGCGAGACCCTGGCGATCTTCCAGGCCGCATCCCGCGCGGTGGCACCCGTCTTCGGGTCCGGCCGTGCCGCCGTCGTGCATGTCAGCGACGCCGCGGGCGCGATCGCGCGACTGGCACTTGGCGTCGGCGACGCCGGCTGCTATGCGCTCGCCGATCCCAATCCCGCCGGGTACGCGCTCGGGGATCTGCTAAGGGAAGCCGCCCGGGCAGTCGGCAGCAACCCCCGCCTAGTTCTCATCCCGGACGGCCTCCTGCTCACTGCCGGCCAGATCTCGGCCTGGTGGGGACGCCTTGGCGGCCGCGCGCCGATCTTCACGACCGGCAAGGCACGCGAGATGCTGCACCCGGACTGGTCGGTCCCGGCCGGCGAGGCGCTGCCCGCCGCGGTCTATCGCTCGAAGATCGGCATTGCCGAAGGATTTCGCGAAACCGTGGCCTGGTACCGGGCAGCCGGGTGGCTGCCGTAACGGCGCGGCGGGACCGACGCGCTAAAGCGGCTGTTCGTAGATGCGATAGGTCTTGTAGGCGACGCCGCCCAGGCTCTCGTTCATGTGCCGCATCGGCAGATTGTCCTCGAGGATCCATGACAGCTCGACATGGGTGAAGCCCATGCCGGCGGCCTCCTTGCGGACCGCGTCGATCAGCAGGAACGGCAGCAGCTTGCCGATCACGCCTTGCGAGGCCGCGCGCTTGATGCCCATGAGCGGCACGCGGGCCGTCTTCACGCCCGAAACTTTGAGGCGCCACAGCAGCTTGGCCCAGCCGAACGGCAGCAGCCTGCCGCCCAGATCACGGATCGCCTCGTTGAGATTGGGCAGGCAGACGAGGAAGCCCACGGGCTCGCCCTTCTGCTCGACGATGCTCACCAGGCGCGGGTCGAGCAGCGGCTTCAGCGACTTCGCAAGATGGTCGGTCTCGATTTCCGTGAGCGGCACGAAACCCCAATTGTCGACCCAGGCGTCGTTGAAGATCTCGGTGATCGTCCGGACTTCGTCGTTGTAGCGCTTGAGGTCAAGGCGCCGGACCACGATCTCCTTGGGCAACGGCCGGTCGATGAGGCGGCGGGCGCCTGCCGGCAGGTCGACGGTAATGTCATAGAGGTAGGCTAAGACGTCCTTTGCCTTCCGCAGTCCCAGCTCTTCGAGGCGTCGGCCGACGTGTGGCCGGTCATGCCCCATCA
This region of Aliidongia dinghuensis genomic DNA includes:
- a CDS encoding CDP-alcohol phosphatidyltransferase family protein — protein: MMETAEPVRRTLEIEEVSNLYFIHPIASWLTPRFAALGIHPNTVSIAGMAFGGLAGVAYRHYENAWCVIAGFVLMIAWHVMDGADGQLARLTKTQSPSGKVLDGICDYVTFIAVYSGLASSLERHFGGAVWLLAVAAGLCHALQSAVYEVLRQEYNFWGLGRKSAEFVGLTAAPHAPRALTPGQRLADLLHRAYVRLQFLAAGVTVAFYQRLSTAFDAEPERSDAIRQRYRETFAPLVRRWAVMSANYRTLGIFLFALAGAPQYYFWFEIVGFNAILLVLLAQRRAGYARFFAELDRP
- a CDS encoding dATP pyrophosphohydrolase, with protein sequence MTAIEIVPVEGRALLNRFIRLPERLQRDDPHYIAPLHLERLEALTPKNPFFGHADVQFWIARKDGRDVGRISAQIDHQALAVRPDKTGLFGLIAAEDDPAVFQALVATAADWLRARGMQRMQGPFNLNINEEMGLLVDGFDKPPMLLMGHDRPHVGRRLEELGLRKAKDVLAYLYDITVDLPAGARRLIDRPLPKEIVVRRLDLKRYNDEVRTITEIFNDAWVDNWGFVPLTEIETDHLAKSLKPLLDPRLVSIVEQKGEPVGFLVCLPNLNEAIRDLGGRLLPFGWAKLLWRLKVSGVKTARVPLMGIKRAASQGVIGKLLPFLLIDAVRKEAAGMGFTHVELSWILEDNLPMRHMNESLGGVAYKTYRIYEQPL
- a CDS encoding inositol-3-phosphate synthase — protein: MLRKGSIRIAIAGLGNCASALIQGIYYYTPERCRDGVVGLMHREIGGYLPCDISVVAAFDVDARKVGTDVSRAIFAKPNCTKVFQPDIPEMGVVVKMGPVLDGISEHMADYAEDRTFVRSDAQELTKEEIVAELKRSGAEVLLNYMPVGSEKAARFYAECALEAGVAFVNNMPVFIASDKAFADRFKARNLPIIGDDIKSQLGATITHRVLTDLFAKRGVKLLRTYQLNTGGNTDFLNMKNQQRLASKKTSKTEAVQAVAKKRIEDENIHVGPSDYVPWQNDNKLCFIRMEGHLFGDVPMDLELRLSVEDSPNSAGVVIDMIRCCKLALENGIGGVLEGPSAYFCKHPAVQYTDDDAYQMTESFIRTSTVKLAVR
- a CDS encoding NAD-dependent epimerase/dehydratase family protein: MSGDRIVAVTGATGFLGRHLVMALGCEGARVRILARRDPAPELWAGVAPEVVMGNLDDPHALDRLVARADAVVHAAGLIKARDRDAFLKTNRDGTRAVAIAARRGAPDARFVAVSSLAAREPQLSDYAASKHAGEEAACAAYADAPGRLVIVRPPAIYGPGDRETLAIFQAASRAVAPVFGSGRAAVVHVSDAAGAIARLALGVGDAGCYALADPNPAGYALGDLLREAARAVGSNPRLVLIPDGLLLTAGQISAWWGRLGGRAPIFTTGKAREMLHPDWSVPAGEALPAAVYRSKIGIAEGFRETVAWYRAAGWLP
- a CDS encoding glycosyltransferase, producing the protein MTIPARVHFCWIGPRLPWAYVFAVLSAAERSGLPEIILHHTDVLEDGAELRALSTAPGVRLARIDPYACLAAVGGLLGVGDALAGLYRRLDSPVMRADVLRAAILYQHGGIYLDLDTITTASLRPLLEVPQFVGSEFIVWPQSVRASRSPIVWARHLALDVLRKGLRRMPQGWRAFRRVEHLYFRGVNNAVMGAEANAPLIQAYLRAMLTVPADRLAQAYSLGPDLLQEVVDRYQQGDLVVQEPKVFYPLPPRISELWFRIAPGVPLHDVLSAETRVVHWYASVRTKARVALIDPAYVRAHRERQLYSALVCSCIRGLPEAA
- a CDS encoding fatty acyl-AMP ligase, with translation MTEPTASHHPELPTRYADFGSIAEALDYAAKGPTGLNFYSGKGTLIEALPYRALREQAIDLARRLLGAGLEPGDRVGLVAESDGDFVRAFFACQYAGLVPAPLPLPAAFGGKDGYIAHLKRMLQSARVSAAFGPAMLEAWLEEVVADLDLKAAGTLRALDGSPPVAGELPAQDPDGLSYLQFSSGSTRFPLGVAVTQRAFMANAQGMGRDGLAIGDGDRAITWLPFYHDMGLVGFLLTPIACQMTVDVISTRDFARRPLLWLNLISRNRATVSYSPSFGYELCVRRSETASIDGIDLSSWRSAGIGGDMIRPNVLTRFAERFGPHGFKAGAFVPSYGMAEATLALSFMPAGEGARHDVIDSAILEAEHRAAPARDTRRRTRTFVLCGRMLPDHDIEIRDEAGRLLPDRRVGRIFVRGPSLMSGYFDAPEETARVMSDDGWLDTGDLGYLVDGQIVITGRAKDLIIVNGRNLWPQDLEWAVEAELALLRSGDVAVFSVDGETDEEVVALVQCRSSEPAMRDALATEVANVLRGRHGLDSKIVLVPPHSLPQTSSGKLSRSRARTMYLAGEFSRVAVPADAGAE
- a CDS encoding phosphocholine cytidylyltransferase family protein → MKCLIVAAGQGARLREKGELKPLIPIKGIPLIERVMSRVLEAGIDEFVVVSGYRGEELRRALDAFAEREKVRVTHVVNDEWNRANGVSVHKAKAVLGEPFVLTMCDHLVDPEIFRRLTAAPLESDTVTLAVDFNIGNPLHDPEDVTRVKCTNGRIEHIGKVIRDFNAFDTGVFLCTPVMFAALEESQASGDDSISGAMNVLARWQKARVFDIGDRLWIDVDDPVAFGKAESLLHAGRV